In the Helianthus annuus cultivar XRQ/B chromosome 11, HanXRQr2.0-SUNRISE, whole genome shotgun sequence genome, one interval contains:
- the LOC110891612 gene encoding uncharacterized protein LOC110891612 isoform X1 translates to MATALASEIDEIWPPDMGKSSPVEERSLTAHRISEDNLVSGTPKSDARDISNKTSHGGNISWLEIWNSALIEAHAPIKKNRVLGLPRIPANSVIRTFKDRKQRQSQRNRRSQPSSSRSWWWPELGWSAVGMVISQKVRSMAKKWFFSNHFDLQSTEIVQGKCGSNFTPMNHNGYNDVFSKL, encoded by the exons ATGGCCACTGCTTTAGCGTCTGAGATTGATGAAATTTGGCCTCCCGATATGGGAAAATCATCG CCTGTTGAAGAACGATCGTTGACTGCTCATCGGATTTCAGAAGACAATctcgtttcag GTACTCCAA AATCAGATGCGAGAGATATTAGCAACAAAACAAGCCACGGGGGAAACATATCATGGTTGGAAATCTGGAATTCAGCATTAATCGAAGCCCATGCACCAATTAAGAAAAACAGGGTCCTCGGTCTTCCTCGGATCCCAGCAAATTCAGTTATCCGGACCTTCAAAGATAGGAAGCAACGCCAGAGCCAGAGGAACCGTAGGTCTCAGCCCAGCAGCAGCAGAAGTTGGTGGTGGCCTGAGTTGGGGTGGTCGGCGGTTGGTATGGTTATTTCACAGAAGGTCCGTTCTATGGCGAAGAAGTGGTTTTTTAGCAACCATTTTGATTTGCAAAGCACAGAGATTGTCCAAGGAAAGTGTGGTTCAAACTTTACACCAATGAATCATAATGGTTACAACGACGTATTTTCTAAGCTTTAG
- the LOC110891612 gene encoding uncharacterized protein LOC110891612 isoform X2, with product MATALASEIDEIWPPDMGKSSPVEERSLTAHRISEDNLVSESDARDISNKTSHGGNISWLEIWNSALIEAHAPIKKNRVLGLPRIPANSVIRTFKDRKQRQSQRNRRSQPSSSRSWWWPELGWSAVGMVISQKVRSMAKKWFFSNHFDLQSTEIVQGKCGSNFTPMNHNGYNDVFSKL from the exons ATGGCCACTGCTTTAGCGTCTGAGATTGATGAAATTTGGCCTCCCGATATGGGAAAATCATCG CCTGTTGAAGAACGATCGTTGACTGCTCATCGGATTTCAGAAGACAATctcgtttcag AATCAGATGCGAGAGATATTAGCAACAAAACAAGCCACGGGGGAAACATATCATGGTTGGAAATCTGGAATTCAGCATTAATCGAAGCCCATGCACCAATTAAGAAAAACAGGGTCCTCGGTCTTCCTCGGATCCCAGCAAATTCAGTTATCCGGACCTTCAAAGATAGGAAGCAACGCCAGAGCCAGAGGAACCGTAGGTCTCAGCCCAGCAGCAGCAGAAGTTGGTGGTGGCCTGAGTTGGGGTGGTCGGCGGTTGGTATGGTTATTTCACAGAAGGTCCGTTCTATGGCGAAGAAGTGGTTTTTTAGCAACCATTTTGATTTGCAAAGCACAGAGATTGTCCAAGGAAAGTGTGGTTCAAACTTTACACCAATGAATCATAATGGTTACAACGACGTATTTTCTAAGCTTTAG